A stretch of the Streptomyces sp. NBC_01571 genome encodes the following:
- a CDS encoding LamG domain-containing protein, with translation MRPPIRNRHRRAVAAGRLALIATALSLVVALPQFPAVADDSAPAPSDPLLAARAEALSTGKNVPVDALTTEVSTTEALPDGTFTNTTSALPTRVFQDGVWAPVDSTLVADGHGGYAPRATPNAVTLSGGGNGPLVTLTHADGPSMALTLPFRLPAPTIDDDTAFYPSVLPGVDLSVSVTDQGGFSDVLVVHDADAAANPQLQQLKLAVDAHDLTLATTDSDTMKATTADGDLAYTSPQPLMWDSSTTPAKADEPVAGVKSSVDGPGPQADTEPVSMTATSKAVTLTPDADMLTDPDTTYPVYIDPYTNPVTSTAGHYTEVYSSSTCDNSPQYDKAQTNGQGAGYQRWGGACGVGLERSYWAVNTSGLHSSFVVYDAYVKISTTYAASYNCSQDQPLTLHTTNAISSSTDWLSRPGVHDTAFPPVTDTVPSGANSGSSCSNSTATFHVTDQAQKIADQDGNGYDADGTFGDGTNYWTIGLYGNESESSSNDDYLRLSTTLTLTTKFDIPPGIPTSLHTTPAATDASAACTTNGVGWIGTTTYSDAGSNITLHSTVTSQISGEKVKAHYYVWDRTIDPDGDGNGASVSTPDSGWLASGTDAAMPLGATLKDGHQYGWDVYAEDDSPDQNLTSGKSDHCWFTTDFTAPPTPDITGNPAFPQVGTARDGDPVYAGPGKTTAFTVAGTDAPASDDTCDPGTCKSSGMKSFLWQLDSPPTDADGQTAAVSGTDSQGRSTATIPVPIQDWGVHTLYVAGVDKAGNISTSTAGYTFTVPWNPATKIKPGDISGDGVPDLLATTKTGDLDLVPGNQDPAQATAPVHSDPVTDTPPAVTGPVTVSTKEDSPDGTGWNNYLITHRGNLHGANGDDLWAYNKTSQNLYIVKNDLDPVDDAAIPRKPWSTFGGFVDKRFDRVAKDACAPSDVVADDTRCRTTDYNSTSWNISQLIAPGNVFGNTDDYPAVITVENKELWIYQSDGGYHLKNPILLGDGDWTTQTLIAAGTFKGKPVLWSRDNTTGQLYSYPVTVDPTTLLPALLHPTARTSLGLTLSPTLYPVVASPGDVNSPVQTGDTNPGAPDGNPDLYALGPFGQLVEYNYRQSPVLTSPPTYGFASPVMLGSVTDTATHWWKLAEGSGTTTADSTGTLNATLSGGYSWTSDTGRGNAVTLNGTTGYGNTTGPAVDTSKSFTVSAWVKLTSLGTANSTFLSQNGTTNNGFQLYYSSGAQAWAFGRHSTDATGAVWRATYGGKPVAGRWTHLVGIYDASAKEIHLYVDGKLVSTNDWTYTPWNATGPVQIGRKLASGTYGEFSNGAISNVRIFPTALPPADASADGDLPKVAQLD, from the coding sequence TTGAGACCTCCGATACGCAACCGCCACAGACGCGCAGTTGCGGCCGGCAGACTGGCCCTGATCGCCACCGCACTAAGCCTGGTTGTAGCCCTCCCCCAATTCCCCGCCGTCGCCGACGACTCCGCCCCCGCTCCGTCGGACCCGCTCCTCGCGGCCCGGGCCGAGGCCCTCTCGACCGGAAAGAACGTCCCCGTCGATGCACTGACCACCGAGGTCTCCACCACCGAAGCACTTCCGGACGGCACCTTCACCAACACCACCAGCGCACTGCCCACCCGGGTCTTCCAAGACGGCGTATGGGCTCCGGTGGACTCCACACTGGTCGCCGACGGCCACGGCGGTTACGCACCCAGGGCCACGCCGAACGCCGTGACCCTCTCGGGCGGCGGTAACGGCCCGCTGGTCACCCTCACCCACGCTGACGGACCCAGCATGGCTCTGACCCTGCCCTTCAGGCTGCCCGCACCGACCATCGACGACGACACCGCGTTCTACCCCTCGGTACTGCCCGGCGTCGACCTGTCGGTATCCGTCACCGACCAAGGCGGATTCAGCGACGTCCTGGTCGTCCATGACGCGGATGCCGCGGCCAATCCCCAGCTGCAGCAACTCAAGCTGGCGGTCGACGCCCACGACCTGACGCTGGCCACCACCGACTCCGACACCATGAAGGCGACCACCGCTGACGGGGACCTGGCCTACACCAGCCCGCAGCCGCTGATGTGGGACTCCTCCACCACCCCGGCCAAGGCCGACGAACCGGTCGCCGGCGTGAAGTCCTCAGTGGACGGCCCAGGTCCGCAAGCCGACACCGAGCCGGTCTCCATGACCGCCACCAGCAAAGCCGTGACGCTAACCCCGGACGCGGACATGCTCACCGATCCCGACACCACCTACCCGGTGTACATCGACCCCTACACCAACCCGGTCACCTCCACCGCCGGCCACTACACAGAGGTCTACTCCAGCTCGACCTGCGACAACTCCCCGCAGTACGACAAGGCGCAGACCAATGGTCAGGGCGCGGGCTACCAGCGATGGGGCGGAGCCTGCGGTGTCGGCTTGGAGCGTTCGTACTGGGCGGTCAACACCAGTGGGCTGCACTCCTCGTTCGTCGTCTACGACGCCTACGTGAAAATCTCCACCACCTACGCGGCAAGCTACAACTGCAGCCAGGACCAGCCGCTCACGCTCCACACCACCAACGCGATCAGCTCCAGCACCGACTGGCTGTCCCGTCCCGGCGTCCACGACACTGCCTTCCCGCCGGTGACCGACACGGTGCCAAGCGGTGCCAACTCCGGCAGTTCCTGCAGTAACAGCACCGCCACCTTCCACGTCACCGACCAGGCTCAGAAGATCGCCGACCAGGACGGCAACGGCTACGACGCCGACGGCACCTTCGGCGATGGCACCAACTACTGGACCATCGGCCTGTACGGCAACGAATCGGAATCGTCGAGCAACGACGACTACCTGCGCCTGTCCACCACGCTGACCCTCACCACCAAGTTCGACATCCCGCCCGGCATCCCCACCAGTCTGCACACCACCCCGGCCGCCACCGACGCATCGGCCGCCTGCACCACCAACGGCGTGGGCTGGATCGGCACCACCACCTACTCCGATGCCGGCAGCAACATCACGCTGCACTCCACCGTCACCAGCCAGATCTCCGGCGAGAAGGTCAAAGCCCACTACTACGTCTGGGACCGCACCATCGACCCGGACGGCGACGGCAACGGCGCCTCCGTCTCGACCCCGGACAGCGGCTGGTTGGCCTCCGGCACGGACGCAGCGATGCCGCTCGGCGCCACGCTGAAGGACGGCCACCAGTACGGCTGGGACGTCTACGCCGAGGACGACTCTCCCGACCAGAACCTGACCTCGGGCAAGTCCGACCACTGCTGGTTCACCACCGACTTCACCGCGCCGCCCACCCCGGACATCACCGGCAACCCCGCCTTCCCGCAGGTCGGAACCGCCCGAGACGGCGACCCCGTCTACGCCGGCCCAGGTAAGACCACCGCCTTCACCGTGGCCGGCACCGACGCCCCCGCCAGCGACGACACCTGCGACCCTGGCACGTGCAAGTCCAGCGGCATGAAGTCCTTCCTGTGGCAGCTCGACTCGCCGCCCACCGACGCCGACGGCCAGACCGCCGCGGTTTCCGGCACCGACAGCCAGGGACGCTCCACCGCCACCATCCCGGTCCCCATCCAGGACTGGGGTGTGCACACCCTGTACGTCGCCGGCGTCGACAAGGCCGGCAACATCTCCACCAGCACCGCCGGCTACACCTTCACGGTGCCGTGGAATCCGGCGACCAAAATCAAACCCGGTGACATCTCCGGCGACGGCGTACCGGACCTGCTCGCCACCACCAAGACCGGCGACCTCGACCTCGTCCCCGGCAACCAGGACCCCGCCCAGGCCACCGCCCCGGTCCACAGCGACCCGGTCACCGACACCCCACCGGCCGTCACCGGCCCGGTCACCGTGTCCACCAAGGAGGACTCACCCGACGGCACCGGCTGGAACAACTACCTCATCACCCACCGCGGCAACCTGCACGGCGCCAACGGCGACGACCTCTGGGCATACAACAAAACCAGTCAGAACCTCTACATCGTCAAGAACGACCTCGACCCGGTCGATGACGCGGCCATTCCGAGAAAGCCCTGGTCCACCTTCGGCGGCTTCGTCGACAAGCGCTTCGACCGCGTCGCCAAGGACGCTTGCGCACCCTCCGACGTCGTCGCGGACGACACACGCTGCCGCACCACCGACTACAACAGCACGAGCTGGAACATCAGCCAACTCATCGCCCCAGGCAACGTCTTCGGCAACACCGACGACTATCCCGCCGTCATCACCGTCGAAAACAAAGAACTCTGGATATACCAGTCCGACGGCGGATACCACTTGAAGAACCCGATCCTGCTCGGCGACGGCGACTGGACCACCCAGACCCTCATCGCAGCCGGCACCTTCAAGGGCAAGCCGGTCCTGTGGTCCCGCGACAACACCACCGGCCAGCTGTACAGCTACCCGGTCACTGTCGACCCGACCACCCTGCTTCCGGCTCTGCTCCATCCGACCGCACGCACCAGCCTCGGGCTCACCCTGTCACCGACCCTCTACCCCGTGGTCGCCTCCCCCGGCGACGTCAACAGCCCCGTCCAGACCGGCGACACCAACCCCGGCGCCCCGGACGGCAACCCCGACCTCTACGCTCTGGGCCCCTTCGGACAGTTGGTCGAGTACAACTATCGCCAGAGCCCGGTCCTGACCTCGCCGCCCACCTACGGCTTCGCCTCACCGGTCATGCTGGGATCGGTCACAGACACCGCCACCCACTGGTGGAAGCTCGCCGAAGGCAGCGGTACCACCACCGCCGACAGCACCGGCACGCTCAACGCCACGTTGTCCGGCGGCTACTCCTGGACCAGCGACACCGGCCGAGGAAACGCAGTCACCCTCAACGGCACCACCGGCTACGGCAATACGACGGGGCCGGCCGTAGACACCTCCAAGAGCTTCACCGTCTCCGCCTGGGTCAAGCTCACCTCACTCGGCACCGCCAACAGCACCTTCCTCTCCCAGAACGGCACCACCAACAACGGCTTCCAGCTCTACTACTCCTCCGGCGCCCAAGCCTGGGCGTTCGGCCGGCACAGCACCGACGCCACCGGCGCCGTCTGGCGAGCAACCTACGGCGGCAAACCGGTGGCTGGCCGTTGGACCCACCTCGTCGGCATCTACGACGCTTCCGCCAAGGAGATCCACCTGTACGTCGACGGGAAACTCGTGTCCACCAACGACTGGACATACACGCCCTGGAACGCCACCGGCCCCGTCCAGATCGGCCGGAAACTCGCATCCGGGACCTACGGCGAATTCAGCAACGGCGCGATCAGCAACGTCC